ataaaaacaccccaaaaaacacaaaactcGAAAGATAAAAAGATTTTATATTGACtcttgaaacaaaaaaaaacacttgtATTGTATTGCTGCTCTTTTgtcatacacaaacacatcatCGACTCACtgcatttattttcatcttaTACTTATTGTTTGTCTTCTTTCCATGTTCTCATTTtatattcttttattttggcTAAATTAATAAACACcatattaaaaataaattcaacagAATGCGATAAAAAGATTCATGAATGATTTTGGATACCCGACAGTGGTATCAAGTGATAATTCGAAAGCCTTTATAGTCATCGAAAAAATGTATAACAAGCAtgttaatgaaaataaaactgatcaaaatgtttcattgaaATGGCATCATATAACGGTTTACTCCCCATATCGTGGTGGTCTTTGGGAGCGAGCTGTCAAAACAGTTGAAGAAACGATGCAAGCAATGTCGTTTGGAAAATCGTATaaatttgaagaatttgtATCACAAATATCAGATGTTCAATACATTGTAAATTCTAGATCTGGGgccaatgattttgatgcGCCTATAACCCCTTTGATGATGCTTAAGGGGGATAGGAACTGTAGAGGGCGTAAAAAAACgcattttttgttaaatgatTGCTCTTCAATGAAACGTTAATTGATTCAGCCAAATCACTTGGTATTGTTGGTCTAGCTACATTacaaatgaatattattgataataatcaaaataatggaaatttatcgataatcaaaaatattacacaaaatgatgacgataataataatgattataataatattgttaatgataaaaatattgatatatcatcatcatcggctacaatcaatcaaaataatagtaatacaacgaataataataataataaattacatACTGGTTGTAAAAAACGTGGCCGTAAACGTAAATTACCAATTGTAAgtttaataattttgttacgatttcttttttttgattgatttttttttttggttaatttttttaatttttttccgtttcatcatatattagtcaaatgataataataaaccggttgttgttaataataataattctaatgatgatctcagcactactactattactaCTATTGTTACTAATCCCGTCAAACctatcaatgataatgataataatcaatttaataatgGTTCAAAAATACATAAATCAttctcatcaacaacaacaaaccatcAATCGAATGGtctcaatcaaaatttaaatgatatTAAAATATCAGATAAACCGATTATAGAATcgatcacatcatcatcatcatcatcatcaccaccatcattgtcatcattattatcatcatcatcgtcatcgtcatcgccACCAAAATCCAATGGTTTAGATAATAGAAATGATAAATGTAATGTGAATCATacacaattgaaaattgtaaataatttacaaaaatcgataattacgaatgaaaaatccattgtatcatcatcatcatcaacaacaacagcagcagcagcagcaaatgTTGGTGTTGGTAGTATAATTTCCGAAACAACATTTAAAGCCAATGatacaaaaatattgaaaacaacacCAGCAAATGTTGATATTAAATATGAAATACCTGAAGGAAATTTAATACGTGTAGAACCACGTCGTGGTAGACCACCAAAAATTAAgcaaacatcaacatcatttactaccattcaaaatcaacagGTACCAAGATTAAGTCCATTGGTTCtgtcaacaaaatcaacaaaaaaattaatcaatggaTTGTTCGCTTACTGTATAATGGACAATCAACGTTCAATACCCtacaatcacacacacacacacacattggcTTCCACACACTTCTTGACCTAACTCGTTGGCCATCAAGCAAGTCgtgttttcattgattccaTTAGCCAACACAGACTTTCAATTTTCCTTTCACCTTTTTtggatacacacacacacactacaaATGAAcacaatttaatttaattgaaatgtattttttatttcatatttatattcTTTGTTAggcttttatttttattttattgttgttgtttcctTTTTACTACttgatcgattatcatcCTTTCCTGGCTTATttgtattgttattattttgaatgcCTTGATTGGCCATCGCCGATCTATTGGAAAGAGAATAAAATTagttttatttaaaaaaataccCTCTTTGGTCGATGGTTTCAAACCCGTACAACGAAAAATCATCCACACGTGTTTTAAACGTGATGATCAACGTGCAGTAAAATTGCTACAATTAGCCGGAACGGTTTATGAATTGTGTGCATATCATCACAATGAAATGTATTTGATGGAAACTATTATCAGGTTTGCACAAAATTTTACTGGAAGTAATAATATCAATCAACTTCGAAGACATGGTCAATTTGGTACAAGATTTGAAGGTGGCACAGATGCGGCTCAACCACCTTCAAACCTTGTTCCAAATTGACTTAGTGCTTAGTCTGTGAGCTGTAACTTTGACAATGCTTTTGAGAACTGTGTTGGCAGCGACATTTCTGTTGTTGCGGTTATAAACAGCAACTTTTGAACTTGCATCATCGATTTATTCGCTGCAAAgactgttttgttgttgtctttgtCATTTTTGCTTTAGAAAAGcaatattttcgtttttttttggtgttttttttacctttATTTGTTATATAAAATGTCCAGCTTCAATGTAATGGTATGTAATAATGTATTGATATGTGTTTACATAAGTGTGTAAATGCTatgtaattttgttttgtgtctATGTATTTGTGATattatgttttgtttatgaatGAGTGAAAAGGCCCGTGACTGGTGAAGAATAATATGGTGTATCTGTTTGGTAGAATATGGTCTGGAAGGGAGGAGTGAAAGAATTttctaaaattttcatttgagtTATCCAggtattttttgaatttttttgtgatgtGAGGAAACCAGATTTCGGCACCGTAGGATAACGCAGGTCTAAGGGTTGCCGATATGAATGCCCAATATTTTGACGGTGTCTGATGGTTGTATGAGGAGATTGTTGAGAGACACTGGTAGTTTTCCTTGATTATGTAGACATAATAAGATGCTAGTCACCATGATTGAATTTGGTTGAAGCAGGAGATGATTTCTGATCTGAGACCGTGAATGTCGTTATTCCAGACTACAGCAAAAGTTGCATTGGTCTTACAAGCTAAAAATGCTGGTGCTGTGCTTCAAGAtgatgtaataataaattttttgttaaattccTTGctaaatgattatgaaaaaattaaagaagATATCCTTGATAATACTGACAATATTCCTATTTCTTTGGATAAAgtcattgttattttctatttatttttcccGTACCTTACTTGAGTGAGAAAGGATAACCTTTCTGTTCGAAAGAAAagataatttcatttattttgcgttaggttaggttatgAACCTTCCTATGcttataaaattttaaatttataaaaaaaattagcaaaAAGGCACCACCGGGATTTGAACCCGGGACCTTCTGTTGACCGGAAGCAAATTCAAAAGACCCTAAAATGGGCGTAGTTTTACTAGACAGACGTCCTAACCAACTGGACGATGGCGCCCTCCATTTACTGTAGATTGCTAAGCATTCACTAAATGGAGAATTTTAATAAATGCAACACCCTTTCATGAATACAACAAATGACATATTACCAAATGGTAATGTGGCATTTGTACATCCGATTgttaaatcaaaacaaattgtgaattcaaaattattataaaagcgaattgaaaataataataaagcaCGATATGTGTTATTCTCGTCTATTTTGATATCCATGTAATGAATTAATTACCATCAATGATTAACAtttaaatcgaatcaatttgttcCAGTTATGAACGATTAATTGTTTGGATTCCGAATATAGACTGTaagtaaaaaagaaaaaatctcaaaACACAATGCtcatttcatatttatatGCGTGTGAGCAGTTTGTTTACtatagtggtggtggcgtTGGCGGTTgagaaattcatttattcctcatggttttcatttttttgatgttttcttcaaatttgaatcaccattcatcatcatcaccaaaatgAACGAAGCAGTGATCATGTCTAacgatggtaatgatgagatcaacaattcattggaaaaactTGTGGCCGAAATTCATGCAATGAAAAATGCTGAATATCGATTAATCGAAAACAAACTTAATgaagttcagaatcgagtgTTAACACGAATCAAAacgattgaatcaaatttggcaatttttgaatcaaaatccaaacaattatttgaaaatgttgcCAAAACAATGGAAACAATACCATGGGAATGTAAAATATGTTTGGAAAcgtttgataatcaaaaagaacgtgatgatcatcaaaaacaatctcatattgatgatcatcaagaaCAACCTCAAACTAAGAATGATCATCAAGAACAACCTCAAATTaagaatgatcatcaaaaacaaaaaaatgataaacgaaaaattgtAAATCCTCAGCCACAATCTACGGAAcctttaatgaatgaatgtgtattctgtgaaaaacaattcattagTAAAGATAATCTACTCAGACATATCCGCAAGAATAAATGTTCAACACTAAAATGTCAATCatgtgaaaaatatttcaacacTTTGAAAGAAATGGATCTTCATAATGCtattcatcataaaatatttaaatgttcaaaatgtatggaaaaatttaGGAATAAATCTCTACTTGAAAAACATATCAAAACGAAACATGATGTAAAAGTTTTAGTTATCGATTCTACTTCGTCGGGTGCTGAATCTCCCGAAGAATTcatagcatcatcatcagattagCCAaggtatgaatttttttaaatgttgCATTTGTAATAAActatatttatttgtttttattaccaGATTGTAACACAATATTTCAAGattaattgaatggaaaaattttatacaCCACTGGCCATCAAACTTATTtacaaatattattttttttttttttgaatgtatCATGTCGAAAAGTTTGGAATTCCTCAACATTTTGtctataaaataaaattccataatcatcatttttttgaaattcatttgaatttggttGAAACATTTGTCCTTGTTGTCTTGTTGTCCTTGTGatgttaatgattttttttttggtgatgaaGGTAgcacatgatcatcattacaaaacaaaacataggACGACGACCAATAATCAgttgattcatcaatatgaaaaaaatgtgaaaacgaaacaaactTAGCGGAATATTTTCCAATCataaaatttgttgaaagaaaacgattgtttatttatattcGATAGTCTTGAACACCACCAGATTAATGTAGTTATAAATAGAGTGTAATAAACATTGTGTATAAAACAAACGGAATATaattgagaaaaatatttcatgcAAAACATATTGAACATACACAGTAAAcgcatttttaaaaattgaagcAACGAGATGGCGTCGTTGTTGACTCTCTTAAAACttgttttttccatccatagtcatcggaaaaaaagatcatcTTAAAATGATCTAACacaaaatcataatgatcaaaacagTAGCCGAAGCCGATCTTATTATTCAATGGTCCAAAATGGTTCAGACGAAATTTGAGCTTTTAAAAATCGAATTTATAAGCGTCGTTGGTTCAGTGGTAGAATGCTCGCCTGCCAACAATTTCCGCCGGAAGTAGGAAGTAGTGCGCGGGCGGCCCGGGTTCGATTCCCGGACGACGCAATGggtcaattattttttttgaccaattAATTTCCAAACGAATTTTGAGAATCTGGTTAAAtgttaatttaatttaattctaGATggcgttgttttttttaatcaaaccGCAATATTGATAGCTTTTCTTCAAACTTGGCACTTGGCGAGTGTAAAAGTTGCAGTTAATCACAAACGCAAGCGACATAGACTAGTACAGTGATTCCCAACCGGTGGTTCGCGAACCCCTGGGGGTTCGTGGGATATGCAAAAGGGTAACTTTGTATGTACTCGAAttttgtaaagaaaaaaccaccGGGGGTTcgcgaagaaaaaaaggttgCGAAACACTGGACTAGTATATAGTAGATCAGTGATTCtcaaccttttttttgttgcggCACACATTTTACGATTTCAAAATTTGGCGGCACACAAAGAAAAAGCACTGCGTAAAATAGattgtgataatgattttaaatgtgctaaataaaataatatataatatgtaCTACAAAAATAACAGTATGTAgt
This is a stretch of genomic DNA from Dermatophagoides farinae isolate YC_2012a chromosome 6, ASM2471394v1, whole genome shotgun sequence. It encodes these proteins:
- the LOC124493716 gene encoding uncharacterized protein LOC124493716 — encoded protein: MNIIDNNQNNGNLSIIKNITQNDDDNNNDYNNIVNDKNIDISSSSATINQNNSNTTNNNNNKLHTGCKKRGRKRKLPISNDNNKPVVVNNNNSNDDLSTTTITTIVTNPVKPINDNDNNQFNNGSKIHKSFSSTTTNHQSNGLNQNLNDIKISDKPIIESITSSSSSSSPPSLSSLLSSSSSSSSPPKSNGLDNRNDKCNVNHTQLKIVNNLQKSIITNEKSIVSSSSSTTTAAAAANVGVGSIISETTFKANDTKILKTTPANVDIKYEIPEGNLIRVEPRRGRPPKIKQTSTSFTTIQNQQVPRLSPLVLSTKSTKKLINGLFAYCIMDNQRSIPYNHTHTHTLASTHFLT
- the LOC124493467 gene encoding uncharacterized protein LOC124493467; amino-acid sequence: MNEAVIMSNDGNDEINNSLEKLVAEIHAMKNAEYRLIENKLNEVQNRVLTRIKTIESNLAIFESKSKQLFENVAKTMETIPWECKICLETFDNQKERDDHQKQSHIDDHQEQPQTKNDHQEQPQIKNDHQKQKNDKRKIVNPQPQSTEPLMNECVFCEKQFISKDNLLRHIRKNKCSTLKCQSCEKYFNTLKEMDLHNAIHHKIFKCSKCMEKFRNKSLLEKHIKTKHDVKVLVIDSTSSGAESPEEFIASSSD